GGCATGTCGAGCACCACCTTGCCCTCGCCAACGATCGGCTGTTCGTACTGGCTGATCTGATAGCCCTGGGGCAGGTCGGCATAGAAGTAGTTCTTGCGCGCGAAGATCGACCGCTTGTTGATCTTGGCCCGCAGGCCCAGACCGGTGCGCACCGCCTGTTCAACGCACAGGCCATTGATCACCGGCAACATGCCCGGCATCGCCGCGTCGACCAGCGACACTTGGCTATTGGCCGGGGCGCCGAAGCGGGTGGACGAGCCCGAGAACAGCTTGGACTGGCTGACGACCTGGGCATGGACTTCCAGACCGACAACCACTTCCCAGGTCGCGGTTTCCCCTTTGATGAGATAGGTCATCAGATCTGCCCTTCCAAAGCGCCGGTCAGGAACGCTGGCTTCTGGGTGAAGGCGCTGGCCCGTTCCAGGGCCAGACCGGCGTTGAGCACGGTTTCCTCGTCGAAATAGCGTCCAACCAGCTGCAGGCCCAAAGGCAGGCCGCGCGACGACAGGCCGACGGGCACCGACAGTCCCGGCAGACCGGCCAGCGAGGTCGGCACGGTGAACACGTCGTTGAGATACATGGTGATCGGATCGTCGATCGTTTCGTTCAGGCCGAAGGCGGCGCTCGGCGTCGTCGGCGTCAACAGCACGTCGACCGTCTCGAAGGCGGTCTTGAAGTCCTGGGCGATCAGGGCGCGGACCTTCTGCGCCTTCAGGTAATAGGCGTCGTAATAGCCCGCCGACAGGGCATAGGTGCCGATCAGCACGCGGCGGCGCACCTCTTCGCCAAAGCCGGCCGCCCGCGTCTTGCAATACATCTCGTCAAGCGTCTCGCCCGGCACCCGCAGGCCATAGCGCACGCCGTCATAGCGCGCGAGGTTCGACGAGGCTTCGGCCGGGGCGACGATGTAATAGGTCGCCAGGGCGTATTTGGTATGGGGCAGATCGACCTCGACCAGCGTGGCGCCGGCGTCCTTCAGCATCTCGGCGCCGCGATCCCACAGGGCGGCGATCTCGGGATCAAGGCCTTCGGGCCGGTACTGGCGGGGCAGGCCAACGCGCAAGCCGCGGATATCGCCGCTTAGCACCGCCTCGAAATTCGGCACCTCGACCGGGGCGCTGGTGCCGTCCATCGGATCATGGCCGGC
The DNA window shown above is from Rhodospirillum rubrum ATCC 11170 and carries:
- the gatA gene encoding Asp-tRNA(Asn)/Glu-tRNA(Gln) amidotransferase subunit GatA, which encodes MTNATTLTDLTIAEARDAMAKGAFTPLELTNAHLARMEAGRGLNAFITETPDLARMQAERSGERLRAGKAGPMEGIPIGIKDLFCTEGVRTTAGSKILDGFVPPYESTVSANLAKAGAVMLGKTNLDEFAMGSSNKTSASGPVINPWTRTDDDEQLVPGGSSGGSAAAVAGRLAMAATGTDTGGSIRQPAAFCGLVGLKPTYGRCSRWGVVAFASSLDQAGPMTRTVRDAAIMLKAMAGHDPMDGTSAPVEVPNFEAVLSGDIRGLRVGLPRQYRPEGLDPEIAALWDRGAEMLKDAGATLVEVDLPHTKYALATYYIVAPAEASSNLARYDGVRYGLRVPGETLDEMYCKTRAAGFGEEVRRRVLIGTYALSAGYYDAYYLKAQKVRALIAQDFKTAFETVDVLLTPTTPSAAFGLNETIDDPITMYLNDVFTVPTSLAGLPGLSVPVGLSSRGLPLGLQLVGRYFDEETVLNAGLALERASAFTQKPAFLTGALEGQI